In the Hordeum vulgare subsp. vulgare chromosome 7H, MorexV3_pseudomolecules_assembly, whole genome shotgun sequence genome, one interval contains:
- the LOC123407311 gene encoding alpha-xylosidase 1-like translates to MQIGFHQCRWGYHNLSVVENVVENYRSAQIPLDVIWNDEDHKDARKDLTLSPVNYSRPKQLAFLDMLQFHWYVCVACWFGVI, encoded by the coding sequence GGTTCCACCAATGCAGGTGGGGATACCATAACCTTTCAGTGGTCGAGAATGTCGTGGAGAACTACCGGAGCGCGCAGATACCCCTCGACGTGATCTGGAACGACGAGGACCATAAGGACGCAAGGAAGGACTTGACACTCAgcccggtgaactactcacgccccAAGCAGCTGGCGTTCCTCGACATGCTTCAGTTCCATTGGTATGTTTGTGTGGCTTGCTGGTTTGGTGTCATATAA